The Streptomyces collinus DNA segment AAGGACATCCTGCTGCAGCGCGGCGCGCCGACCCTGCGCGGCTCGAAGGCCGTGGACCCGGCGGCCGGGCGCTGGGACGAGGACGCCCCTTCCGTGGCCCGGCTGCGGGAGCACGGGGCGGTCTTCCTCGGCAAGACGACGACTCCCGAGTACGGCTGGAAGGGCGTGACGGACTCGCCGCTCAGCGGTGTGACGCGCAACCCGTGGGATCCCTCGCGCACGGCCGGCGGATCGAGCGGCGGCAGTGCGGCGGCCGTGGCGCTGGGCGCGGGGCCGCTGTCGCTGGGCACGGACGGCGGCGGCAGCGTCCGCATCCCGGCGTCGTTCTGCGGGATCTTCGCGCTGAAGCCGACCTACGGGCGCGTGCCGCTCTACCCGGCGAGCGCGTTCGGCACGCTGGCGCACGTCGGGCCGATGACCCGGGACGCGGCCGACGCGGCACTGCTGATGGACGTGATCGGGCATCCGGACTCGCGCGACTGGTCGGCACTGTCCGCCCCGGCCGGTCCGTACACCGACGGTCTGACGGGCGGGGTGCACGGGCTGCGGGTGGCGTACTCACCGTCGCTGGGCGGGCAGGTGGCGGTACGGCCGGCGGTCGCGCGGGCGGTGCGGCGGGCGGTGGAACGGCTGGCGGAGCTCGGCGCGTACGTCACGGAGACCGACCCGGACCTGACCGACCCGGTGGAGGCCTTCCACACCCTGTGGTTCAGCGGGGCGGCCCGGGTGACCCAGCATCTGGGCCCGCACCAGCGGGAGTTGCTCGACCCGGGCCTGCGGGAGATCTGCGCGCGGGGTGCCCGCTACTCGGCGCTGGACTATCTGGCCGCGGTGGACGTCCGCATGGACCTGGGGCGCCGGATGGGCCGGTTCCACGACACCTACGACCTGCTCGTCACACCGACCCTGCCGCTCACGGCGTTCGAGGCGGGC contains these protein-coding regions:
- a CDS encoding amidase; this translates as MTELTDLTAVRLLDGYRKGEWSPVEVTRAALERAEAIQPEVNAFVRLTAEEALERARGSEERWRRGEPRGLLDGVPVTVKDILLQRGAPTLRGSKAVDPAAGRWDEDAPSVARLREHGAVFLGKTTTPEYGWKGVTDSPLSGVTRNPWDPSRTAGGSSGGSAAAVALGAGPLSLGTDGGGSVRIPASFCGIFALKPTYGRVPLYPASAFGTLAHVGPMTRDAADAALLMDVIGHPDSRDWSALSAPAGPYTDGLTGGVHGLRVAYSPSLGGQVAVRPAVARAVRRAVERLAELGAYVTETDPDLTDPVEAFHTLWFSGAARVTQHLGPHQRELLDPGLREICARGARYSALDYLAAVDVRMDLGRRMGRFHDTYDLLVTPTLPLTAFEAGAEVPKGSGHRRWTGWTPFTYPFNMTQQPAASVPVGADADGLPIGLQLVAARHRDDLVLRAAHALYEAGAASAGRPTPSGS